From Streptomyces yatensis, one genomic window encodes:
- a CDS encoding SAM-dependent methyltransferase: MTAQGVASQTGSGPEPPNTPLNQGRPHSARMYDYFLGGKDNYVADREAAAKVLTLWPGVMIAARTNRAWMHRAIRFLAAERGIRQFLDIGTGIPTRPNLHEVAQGIAPDARVVYVDNDPIVLAHAQALLKSSPEGRTAYVHGDITEPGNILASPDLTEVLDLSEPVALSLVSLLHFVPDEWGPYEIVQQLVDALAPGSFLVLSHITPDFDPEATQKTVQIYNKGGIPGKIRTRDEVERFFTGLELAEPGLEVPHRWRTDLAETDSQVETGDVTDEEVSFWAGVAQKP, encoded by the coding sequence GTGACCGCGCAAGGGGTAGCATCCCAGACCGGAAGCGGGCCGGAGCCCCCCAACACCCCTCTCAACCAGGGGCGACCGCACAGCGCCCGGATGTACGACTATTTCCTGGGCGGCAAGGACAACTACGTCGCCGACCGTGAGGCCGCGGCCAAGGTGCTCACCCTCTGGCCGGGTGTCATGATCGCCGCCCGGACCAACCGGGCCTGGATGCACCGCGCGATCCGGTTCCTGGCCGCCGAGCGGGGCATCCGCCAGTTCCTCGACATCGGCACCGGCATCCCCACCCGGCCCAATCTGCACGAGGTCGCCCAGGGAATAGCCCCGGACGCCCGCGTCGTCTACGTGGACAACGACCCCATCGTCCTCGCCCACGCCCAGGCGCTGCTCAAGAGCAGCCCCGAGGGCCGTACCGCCTATGTGCACGGGGACATCACCGAGCCCGGGAACATCCTCGCCTCGCCCGATCTCACCGAGGTGCTGGACCTGTCCGAGCCCGTCGCGCTGAGCCTGGTCTCGTTGCTGCACTTCGTCCCCGACGAGTGGGGCCCGTACGAGATCGTCCAGCAGTTGGTCGACGCGCTCGCCCCCGGCTCCTTCCTGGTGCTGAGCCACATCACCCCGGACTTCGACCCCGAGGCCACCCAGAAGACCGTGCAGATCTACAACAAGGGGGGCATCCCGGGGAAGATCCGCACCAGGGACGAGGTGGAACGCTTCTTCACCGGGCTGGAGCTGGCCGAACCGGGCCTGGAGGTGCCGCACCGGTGGCGCACCGACCTGGCCGAAACGGACTCCCAGGTGGAGACCGGCGATGTGACCGACGAAGAGGTGTCCTTCTGGGCGGGTGTCGCCCAGAAGCCCTGA
- a CDS encoding TetR/AcrR family transcriptional regulator translates to MGTTVSEGQRRDARNTRRRLLEAAAALFAERGYERATVRDIADRAGVNQALLFRYFGSKRALFGEVIARNGEEQLRTTPPHELPETALRGLLGHGAKDPGTRALATLLRSVDSGDEIGTAVRAISDDYARVLASLSSADNHELRADLALSWLLGIGMMRVLVGKEPLADADPDEVCALVTAALGTLLDGLPAADGGP, encoded by the coding sequence ATGGGGACGACCGTGTCCGAGGGACAGCGGCGGGACGCGCGGAACACACGTCGGCGGCTGCTGGAGGCCGCGGCGGCGCTGTTCGCCGAGCGGGGCTATGAACGGGCGACGGTGCGGGACATCGCCGATCGCGCGGGGGTCAACCAGGCGCTGCTGTTCCGCTATTTCGGCTCGAAGAGAGCGCTGTTCGGCGAGGTGATCGCGCGCAACGGGGAGGAGCAGCTGCGCACCACCCCACCCCATGAGCTGCCGGAGACCGCCCTGCGGGGGCTGCTGGGCCACGGTGCGAAGGATCCGGGCACCCGCGCGCTGGCGACGCTGCTGCGCTCGGTGGACAGCGGTGACGAGATCGGTACGGCCGTGCGCGCCATCAGCGACGACTACGCGCGGGTGCTGGCCTCCCTGTCCAGCGCCGACAACCACGAGCTGCGGGCGGATCTGGCGCTGTCCTGGTTGCTCGGCATAGGGATGATGCGGGTGCTCGTGGGCAAGGAGCCGCTGGCCGACGCGGACCCGGACGAGGTGTGCGCGCTGGTGACGGCCGCGCTCGGCACCCTCCTGGACGGCCTTCCGGCGGCGGACGGCGGGCCATAG
- a CDS encoding cytochrome P450 gives MTTAETTPLTYPFNSSDGLALSEAYEQARNRTGLLRVRLPYGEPAWLATRYADARLVLGDRRFSRAEALHHDEPRQSEGRRDSGILTMDPPDHTRLRTLVAKAFTVHQVEKLRPWVRQLTHDLLDDLEAAGPPADLVDRYALPIPVGVICAMLGVPEEDRPKFRTWSDAALSTSSLTAEESARNTEELRAYMAGLVEAHRGSPRDDIMTSLIEARDAGDRLSELELVDLCVAILVAGHETTATQIPNFVLTLLEHPRELRRLRENPELLNGAVEELLRFVPLGMGASQARYATEDVEVGGTLVRAGEPVLVAVGSANRDALRFDEAGVLNVARPAAQHLGFGHGVHHCLGAPLARLELQEALGALITRFPGLRAAGDVEWKGQMLVRGPRVMPIAW, from the coding sequence GTGACCACAGCGGAGACGACACCCCTCACCTATCCCTTCAACTCCTCCGACGGGCTGGCGCTCAGCGAAGCGTACGAACAGGCCAGGAACCGCACCGGATTACTCCGGGTGCGCCTGCCCTACGGCGAGCCCGCCTGGCTGGCCACGCGGTACGCCGACGCCCGGCTGGTGCTCGGCGACCGGCGGTTCAGCCGCGCGGAGGCGCTCCACCACGACGAGCCACGGCAGTCCGAGGGCCGGCGCGACAGCGGCATCCTGACCATGGACCCGCCCGACCACACCCGGCTGCGCACCCTCGTCGCCAAGGCGTTCACCGTCCACCAGGTGGAGAAACTCCGCCCCTGGGTCCGGCAGTTGACCCATGACCTGCTCGACGACCTGGAGGCGGCGGGGCCACCGGCCGATCTCGTGGACCGCTATGCCCTGCCCATTCCGGTCGGGGTCATCTGCGCCATGCTCGGCGTCCCGGAGGAGGACCGGCCGAAGTTCCGGACCTGGAGCGACGCCGCGCTGTCCACCAGCTCGCTGACCGCCGAGGAGTCCGCCCGCAACACCGAGGAGCTGCGCGCCTATATGGCCGGGCTGGTCGAGGCCCATCGCGGCAGCCCCCGGGACGACATCATGACCTCGCTGATCGAGGCGAGGGACGCGGGCGACCGGCTGTCCGAGCTCGAACTCGTCGATCTGTGCGTGGCCATCCTGGTGGCCGGGCACGAGACCACGGCCACCCAGATCCCCAACTTCGTGCTGACGCTGCTGGAGCACCCGCGGGAGCTGCGGCGGCTGCGCGAGAACCCCGAGCTGCTGAACGGCGCCGTCGAGGAGCTGCTGCGCTTCGTCCCGCTGGGCATGGGGGCCTCCCAGGCCCGCTACGCCACCGAGGACGTCGAGGTGGGCGGCACCCTGGTGCGCGCCGGGGAGCCCGTGCTGGTCGCGGTGGGCTCGGCCAACCGCGACGCGCTGCGCTTCGACGAGGCGGGCGTTCTGAACGTCGCCCGCCCCGCCGCCCAGCACCTCGGCTTCGGCCACGGAGTGCACCACTGCCTGGGCGCGCCGCTGGCCCGTCTGGAGCTCCAGGAGGCGCTCGGCGCGCTGATCACCCGGTTCCCGGGGCTGCGGGCGGCCGGGGATGTGGAGTGGAAGGGCCAGATGCTGGTCCGCGGGCCCCGTGTCATGCCGATCGCGTGGTGA
- a CDS encoding SMI1/KNR4 family protein → MRATFADFTTDPPRFGNGTARYERCHPDRDRLAIGAGGRVALDFALDDGELPEQLTLTLIARVSPLGESLGCAPIDITVNGHAVIERFTVPGGARPREVAFAVPGEALVVGTNTLCVRGCAEARGLLWLYRITVEPSRICARIHLMTEEQPAEAAVCVYRTEWRAPGSVEWRPAPRLLVHLDRGEGSLPARLAWRGQDGAEASIGFQPAMTEFYGHRRAADGTLTEYRGALEGRSALRDSAWEEVMHRFRTEEGGAAGGGRHLRQELRLLIEDGGPPVERVIWGDPSGHSGTVSLLAAEPGPEAEVTDLVTRVRAHSEFTEAGEVAENLLHDSWHKWLGHGGRAWLEFTLRRPVAVGHYVLTSANDVPGRDPRDWTLKGSNDGEHWVDLDTRVEESFAHRHQPRGFTFPAHTAYGHYRLEITRNAGEDHVQLSQVRFFTSAPQPRGFIGHYQRAGEAPTGYRGTSLSATTEPEPESKALPRTVERWRSYLAEYSAAILRVADDEDLSEVGDDQRAAGWLGFEGADEESLLALEERLGTRLPPSYRAFLGASDGWLNISPFMWRMRAAKTVGWLREADPETWAVIRGGEGEDWDDTALMDRALLVSEEGDAQHWLLDPADVSEDGEWAAYIWASWYPALGDRHASFAELVAEERTGFEDQAALDIRMARPGSAGELVAEGRAQALRGEVRKAMATFERAAVKGSGAGAYLGTILGAFLDISVAHHWIRNRVLGDPHVIEVIGREQIRAEAAPLYLRCAAEEWTGAPGGYVSALGDILPRLPDGVDGVVGAGGVSAGGAATEGDDTAAWVARAAAFVPPALPESRTFQQALDLARALADRGAIDQSWAVIEAALPHWHSDSPHRIAPVVLLTDPAFREVITPARARRVVTTPRGEFRE, encoded by the coding sequence GTGCGAGCGACTTTCGCGGATTTCACCACCGATCCGCCTCGATTCGGCAATGGCACGGCCCGGTACGAGCGATGCCATCCCGACCGTGACCGGCTCGCGATCGGCGCGGGCGGACGGGTCGCACTCGACTTCGCGCTGGACGACGGCGAACTGCCGGAGCAGCTCACGCTGACCCTGATCGCGCGGGTCTCACCGCTGGGCGAATCCTTAGGATGCGCGCCGATCGACATCACCGTCAACGGGCATGCGGTGATCGAGCGGTTCACCGTGCCCGGCGGCGCCCGCCCCCGGGAGGTGGCCTTCGCGGTCCCCGGTGAGGCGCTGGTGGTGGGCACGAACACACTGTGCGTCCGCGGCTGCGCCGAGGCACGCGGTCTGCTGTGGCTGTACCGCATCACCGTCGAGCCCTCCCGTATCTGCGCCCGTATCCACCTCATGACGGAGGAGCAGCCCGCCGAGGCCGCGGTGTGCGTCTACCGCACCGAGTGGCGCGCCCCGGGCTCGGTCGAATGGCGGCCCGCCCCGCGGCTGCTGGTCCATCTGGACCGGGGTGAGGGCTCGCTCCCCGCCCGGCTCGCCTGGCGCGGGCAGGACGGCGCGGAGGCATCCATCGGCTTCCAGCCGGCGATGACGGAGTTCTACGGACACCGCCGGGCCGCCGACGGCACGCTCACCGAATACCGGGGAGCGCTGGAGGGCCGCTCGGCCCTTCGGGACAGCGCGTGGGAAGAGGTGATGCACCGCTTCCGTACGGAGGAGGGCGGTGCGGCCGGGGGCGGCCGCCACCTCCGCCAGGAGCTGCGCCTGCTGATCGAGGACGGGGGGCCGCCCGTCGAGCGGGTGATCTGGGGCGACCCGTCGGGACACTCGGGCACGGTGTCGCTGCTGGCCGCCGAGCCCGGCCCGGAGGCCGAGGTGACCGACCTGGTCACCAGGGTCCGGGCGCACAGCGAGTTCACCGAGGCCGGCGAGGTCGCGGAGAACCTGCTGCACGACTCATGGCACAAGTGGCTGGGCCATGGCGGCCGCGCCTGGCTGGAGTTCACCCTGCGGCGGCCGGTCGCCGTCGGCCACTACGTCCTGACCTCGGCGAACGACGTCCCCGGCCGCGACCCCAGGGACTGGACCCTCAAGGGTTCGAACGACGGGGAGCACTGGGTGGACCTCGACACCCGCGTCGAGGAGAGCTTCGCCCATCGCCATCAGCCCCGCGGGTTCACCTTCCCCGCCCACACGGCCTACGGCCACTACCGCCTGGAGATCACCCGGAACGCGGGGGAGGACCATGTCCAGCTCTCCCAGGTCCGGTTCTTCACCTCCGCCCCCCAACCGAGGGGCTTCATCGGCCACTACCAGCGGGCGGGCGAGGCGCCGACCGGATACCGCGGCACCTCGCTGTCGGCCACCACGGAGCCGGAGCCGGAGTCGAAGGCGCTGCCGCGGACCGTCGAGCGGTGGCGGTCCTATCTGGCGGAGTACAGCGCGGCCATCCTGCGGGTGGCCGACGACGAGGACCTGAGCGAGGTCGGCGACGATCAGCGGGCCGCCGGCTGGCTCGGGTTCGAGGGCGCGGACGAGGAGAGCCTCCTCGCCCTGGAGGAGCGGCTCGGCACCCGGCTCCCGCCGAGCTACCGGGCCTTCCTGGGCGCCTCCGACGGCTGGCTGAACATCAGCCCGTTCATGTGGCGGATGCGGGCGGCCAAGACCGTCGGCTGGCTGCGCGAGGCCGACCCCGAGACCTGGGCCGTCATCCGCGGCGGCGAGGGCGAGGACTGGGACGACACCGCGTTAATGGACCGGGCGCTGCTGGTCTCCGAGGAGGGCGACGCCCAGCACTGGCTGCTGGACCCCGCCGATGTGTCCGAGGACGGGGAGTGGGCGGCGTACATCTGGGCGAGCTGGTACCCGGCCCTGGGCGACCGGCACGCCTCGTTCGCCGAACTGGTCGCCGAGGAGCGCACCGGTTTCGAGGACCAGGCGGCCCTGGACATCCGCATGGCGCGGCCCGGGAGCGCCGGGGAGCTGGTGGCCGAGGGCCGGGCGCAGGCCCTGCGGGGCGAGGTGCGCAAGGCGATGGCCACCTTCGAGCGGGCCGCGGTCAAGGGCTCGGGCGCCGGCGCGTATCTGGGCACCATCCTGGGGGCGTTCCTCGACATCAGCGTCGCCCACCACTGGATCCGCAACCGCGTCCTCGGGGACCCGCACGTCATCGAGGTGATCGGCAGGGAACAGATACGGGCCGAGGCCGCCCCGCTCTATCTGCGCTGTGCGGCCGAGGAATGGACCGGCGCCCCCGGTGGCTATGTCTCGGCCCTCGGCGACATCCTGCCCCGGCTCCCCGACGGCGTGGACGGGGTCGTGGGCGCGGGCGGTGTGTCCGCGGGCGGCGCCGCCACCGAGGGCGACGACACCGCCGCCTGGGTTGCCAGGGCCGCCGCCTTCGTCCCGCCGGCCCTGCCCGAATCCCGCACCTTCCAGCAGGCCCTGGACCTGGCCAGGGCGCTGGCCGACCGCGGTGCCATCGACCAGTCCTGGGCCGTGATCGAGGCCGCCCTGCCCCACTGGCACTCCGACTCCCCGCATCGCATCGCCCCGGTCGTCCTCCTCACCGATCCGGCGTTCCGCGAGGTGATCACCCCGGCCCGGGCCCGTCGCGTCGTCACCACGCCCCGGGGAGAGTTCCGCGAGTAG
- a CDS encoding MFS transporter, with amino-acid sequence MTAAPPVSPPVPLSRNRDYRLLWGSQALSEFGFHAAVIAFPLLVLALTGSGAASGLVMGTIAAAQMVVGLPAGVLVDRYDRKAIMLGCEAAQAVSAISLVVAVWAGAATVWHMVAVAAVFGASAALFEPAENASLPALVADDHLPTAVAMNTARASMGQLAGTATGGFLFAVGRFVPFLVDAVTHTLSFVALLFVRLPRRERPPGGVGPLGREALAGLRWVWGERRIRVTVACAVVLNLFFSAFYLVVIVLAESRGVPSGEVGVMAAMLGVGGVAGALVAPVLHRRLGSYGAIVAVFWALAVFAPVTVLVDSGYLIGVLFALMALFPPTANTAIMTDQLLRTPDGLRGRLTSTLVLACGAAGAAGPALGGSLAQIVPGDRAILLCAAGMAAAAVLATASPTLRTLSRRHEEGQPTQAD; translated from the coding sequence ATGACCGCGGCCCCGCCGGTGTCCCCGCCGGTCCCCCTCTCGCGCAACCGGGACTACCGGCTGCTGTGGGGCAGTCAGGCGCTCTCGGAGTTCGGCTTCCACGCGGCGGTGATCGCGTTTCCGCTGCTGGTCCTCGCGCTCACCGGCTCCGGCGCCGCCTCCGGTCTGGTCATGGGCACCATCGCCGCCGCGCAGATGGTGGTGGGGCTTCCGGCGGGTGTCCTGGTGGACCGCTACGACCGCAAGGCCATCATGCTGGGCTGCGAGGCGGCCCAGGCGGTCTCCGCGATCAGCCTGGTGGTCGCGGTGTGGGCCGGTGCGGCCACCGTCTGGCACATGGTGGCGGTGGCGGCGGTGTTCGGGGCGAGCGCGGCGCTCTTCGAACCGGCGGAGAACGCGTCGCTGCCGGCCCTGGTGGCGGACGACCATCTGCCCACGGCGGTGGCGATGAACACCGCACGTGCCTCGATGGGCCAGCTGGCGGGCACCGCGACCGGCGGATTCCTGTTCGCCGTGGGGCGGTTCGTTCCCTTCCTGGTGGACGCCGTGACGCATACGCTCTCCTTCGTCGCGCTGCTCTTCGTCAGGCTGCCCCGGCGCGAGCGGCCCCCCGGCGGGGTGGGCCCGCTGGGCCGTGAGGCGCTGGCCGGGCTGCGGTGGGTGTGGGGGGAGCGCAGGATCCGGGTCACCGTGGCGTGCGCGGTGGTGCTCAATCTGTTCTTCAGCGCCTTCTATCTCGTCGTCATCGTGCTCGCCGAGTCCCGGGGGGTGCCCTCCGGGGAGGTCGGTGTGATGGCGGCCATGCTCGGGGTGGGCGGGGTGGCCGGTGCGCTGGTGGCGCCCGTACTGCACCGGCGGCTGGGTTCGTACGGCGCCATCGTCGCGGTGTTCTGGGCCCTGGCCGTGTTCGCCCCGGTCACCGTGCTGGTGGACAGCGGCTATCTCATCGGGGTGCTGTTCGCCCTGATGGCGCTGTTCCCGCCGACGGCCAACACCGCGATCATGACCGATCAGCTGCTGCGCACCCCGGACGGGCTGCGCGGCAGGCTCACCAGCACGCTCGTGCTGGCCTGCGGTGCCGCGGGCGCGGCCGGTCCCGCGCTGGGCGGATCGCTCGCCCAGATCGTGCCGGGCGACCGGGCGATCCTGCTCTGCGCCGCGGGGATGGCCGCCGCGGCCGTCCTGGCCACCGCCAGCCCGACCCTGCGCACGCTGTCCCGGCGCCATGAGGAGGGGCAGCCGACCCAAGCCGACTGA
- a CDS encoding MbtH family protein encodes MDDNARYQVLRNDEDQYSLWPADLEVPEGWRPVGKEGTKDECSAYVDEVWTDMRPRSLRERMDNVAS; translated from the coding sequence ATGGACGACAACGCCCGCTACCAGGTGCTGCGCAACGACGAGGACCAGTACTCGCTGTGGCCCGCCGACCTCGAGGTGCCCGAGGGCTGGCGCCCCGTCGGCAAGGAGGGCACCAAGGACGAGTGCTCCGCCTACGTCGACGAGGTGTGGACCGACATGCGGCCGCGCAGCCTGCGCGAACGCATGGACAACGTGGCCTCCTGA
- a CDS encoding NAD(P)/FAD-dependent oxidoreductase — MIGGGLAGMLAAWALRGYAERIVIVERDRYPERPAFRSGVPQARHAHLLLEAGHRALEALMPGVREELTAAGAVRVPMSGVRWLSAAGWLAEYESEVAFLSCTRPLLDHTVLRRVRGEPTVRWLENTDVVGLLGAPGEVTGVQVRARGDARAQVREVRAELVVDASGRTSSLPSWLTRLGCPPAAEERVDAGVSYVSRLYHRPAGPGPGFPALYLQTKAPNAPRLGVVLPVEDGRWIASVGSMRGAQAEPGTAGFDRQLRLLRDPSLRELLAGAEPAGAVRGFWPGPSVRRHYERRAPRGLVVIGDAVCTFNPVYGQGITVAALGARALRVAAERHGGIGPRTAHTARKGITAATNTAWMLSSSEDVRFPATTGGPAGVSVRAQHRYLDRVIRGATVDPRVCKTLHEVMSLVAAPTALMRPAVLGAVLRGGGSGRPASP, encoded by the coding sequence GTGATCGGCGGAGGTCTCGCCGGGATGCTGGCCGCATGGGCGCTGCGTGGATATGCCGAGCGCATCGTCATCGTCGAGCGCGACCGCTATCCCGAGCGGCCCGCGTTCCGCTCGGGTGTTCCGCAGGCGCGCCACGCACATCTGCTGCTGGAGGCCGGGCATCGGGCGCTGGAGGCGCTGATGCCCGGTGTGCGCGAGGAGTTGACGGCCGCCGGCGCGGTGCGCGTCCCCATGTCGGGCGTGCGCTGGCTGAGCGCGGCCGGGTGGCTCGCCGAGTACGAGAGCGAGGTCGCGTTCCTCTCGTGCACCAGACCGCTGCTCGACCATACGGTGCTGCGCCGGGTGCGCGGCGAGCCCACGGTGCGATGGCTGGAGAACACGGACGTCGTCGGGCTCCTCGGCGCACCTGGCGAGGTGACCGGCGTCCAGGTCAGGGCGCGGGGCGACGCCCGCGCCCAGGTGCGCGAGGTGCGCGCGGAGCTGGTGGTCGACGCCTCCGGGCGCACCTCCTCGCTCCCGTCCTGGCTGACCCGGCTGGGCTGCCCGCCCGCCGCAGAGGAGCGCGTCGACGCGGGCGTGTCCTACGTCAGCCGGCTCTACCACCGCCCCGCCGGGCCGGGTCCGGGCTTCCCCGCGCTCTATCTGCAGACCAAGGCCCCCAACGCGCCGAGGCTCGGGGTGGTGCTGCCCGTGGAGGACGGGCGGTGGATCGCCAGCGTCGGCAGTATGCGCGGGGCGCAGGCCGAGCCCGGTACGGCCGGTTTCGACCGGCAGCTGCGGCTGCTGCGGGACCCGAGCCTGCGCGAGCTGCTGGCCGGGGCCGAGCCCGCCGGTGCGGTCCGGGGCTTTTGGCCCGGCCCCAGTGTGCGGCGGCACTACGAGCGCCGGGCGCCGCGCGGGCTGGTCGTCATCGGGGATGCCGTGTGCACCTTCAACCCGGTCTACGGCCAGGGAATCACCGTGGCCGCGCTCGGCGCCCGCGCCCTGCGGGTCGCCGCCGAGCGCCACGGCGGCATCGGCCCCCGTACGGCGCACACCGCCCGTAAGGGCATCACGGCCGCCACGAACACGGCCTGGATGCTGTCCTCCAGCGAGGATGTGCGCTTCCCCGCCACCACGGGCGGCCCGGCCGGAGTGTCGGTGCGGGCTCAGCACCGCTACCTGGACCGGGTCATCCGGGGTGCCACCGTCGACCCGCGGGTCTGCAAGACCCTGCACGAGGTGATGTCGCTGGTCGCCGCCCCCACCGCGCTGATGCGGCCCGCCGTCCTGGGAGCCGTGCTGCGCGGGGGAGGGAGCGGCCGACCCGCATCCCCCTAG
- a CDS encoding ferredoxin has translation MTWKAEIDPGRCMASGMCAGIAPDLFVLDEEHARPLDEEVPEEERVLDAADSCPALAITIRDGTTTVGPRP, from the coding sequence ATGACCTGGAAGGCGGAGATCGACCCCGGCCGGTGCATGGCGTCCGGCATGTGCGCCGGAATCGCCCCCGACCTGTTCGTCCTCGACGAGGAACACGCCCGGCCGCTTGACGAGGAGGTCCCCGAGGAGGAGCGGGTGCTGGACGCGGCGGACTCCTGTCCCGCGCTGGCGATCACCATCCGCGACGGCACCACGACCGTCGGACCGCGTCCCTGA